In Epinephelus moara isolate mb chromosome 9, YSFRI_EMoa_1.0, whole genome shotgun sequence, a genomic segment contains:
- the surf4 gene encoding surfeit locus protein 4, translated as MGQEDLMNTAEDVADQFLRVTKQYLPHLARLCLISTFLEDGIRMWFQWNEQRDYIEATWSCGYFLATCFVLLNLIGQLGGCVLILSRNFVQYACFGLFGIIALQTVAYSILWDLKFLMRNLALGGGLLLLLAESRSEGKSMFAGVPSMGESSPKQYMQLGGRVLLVLMFMTLLHFDSNFFSILQNMVGTALIILVAIGFKTKLAALTLVVWLLAINVYFNAFWTVPAYKPMHDFLKYDFFQTTSVIGGLLLVVALGPGGVSMDEKKKEW; from the exons ATGGGGCAGGAGGATCTCATGAACACAGCCGAAGACGTGGCGGACCAG TTCCTGCGGGTAACCAAACAGTACCTGCCCCACCTGGCACGTCTGTGTCTCATCAGCACCTTCCTGGAAGACGGCATCCGCATGTGGTTCCAGTGGAACGAACAGAGAGACTACATCGAGGCTACGTGGAGCTGTGGCTACTTCCTGGCGACATGCTTTGTGCTGCTTAACCTCATAGGACAGCTGG GTGGTTGTGTCCTCATCCTCAGTAGAAATTTTGTACAGTATGCCTGCTTTGGACTATTTGGCATCATAGCGCTACAG ACTGTTGCATACAGCATTTTATGGGACCTCAAATTTTTGATGAG aAACCTTGCCCTCGGAGGTGGTCTGCTCCTGCTGTTGGCCGAGTCTCGTTCGGAAGGAAAAAGCATGTTTGCCGGAGTCCCCTCCATGGGAGAGAGCTCGCCAAAGCAGTACATGCAGCTGGGTGGTCGAGTACTGCTAGTGCTCATGTTCATGACTCTGCTGCACTTTGACTCCAACTTCTTCTCT ATCCTGCAGAACATGGTTGGAACTGCGCTCATCATACTGGTGGCCATCGGCTTCAAAACCAAGCTAGCGGCACTGACCCTCGTCGTGTGGCTTCTGGCCATCAACGTCTACTTCAACGCTTTCTGGACCGTCCCTGCCTACAAACCCATGCATGACTTCCTGAAGTACGACTTCTTCCAGACCACCTCCGTCATCGGTGGTCTGCTGTTGGTGGTGGCACTCGGACCCGGCGGAGTGTCCATGGATGAGAAAAAGAAGGAGTGGTAG
- the surf2 gene encoding surfeit locus protein 2 produces the protein MDELPADLKAFLLNHPFLQLTDAKKIKCTLNGHEFPCNLTEIEKFTKGKKYEKLSAAADFNYSQYEPHIVPSTKQANQLFCKLTLRHLNRQPHHVLRHVNGKRFKKALSKYEECVKQGIEFVPARLKQKKPKDTGEEVNHGRPSKHGNSSWEPSSSDEDHSDSEDSMSDLYPPTIFTLKNQAEEGKEGDGDEEEDDFQTDEEEEMEVDKPALQKRKKVQGGGFQKKFRNNHWKSGRKKHGKVPNGK, from the exons ATGGATGAATTACCTGCGGATCTTAAAGCCTTTCTTCTGAACCACCCGTTTCTTCAGCTTACAGATGCCAAAAAG ATCAAATGCACTCTGAATGGCCATGAGTTTCCATGCAACCTCACAGAGATAGAGAAGTTCACTAAAGGGAAGAAGTATGAGAAGCTGAGTGCCGCAGCAGACTTCAACTACAGCCAGTATGAGCCACACATTGTACCAAGCACAAAACAAGC CAATCAGCTCTTCTGTAAGCTGACCCTAAGACACCTCAACCGGCAGCCTCATCATGTCTTGAGACATGTTAATGGGAAACGCTTCAAGAAAGCCCTCTCCAAAT ATGAAGAGTGTGTGAAGCAAGGGATTGAATTCGTCCCAGCTAGACTCAAACAGAAAAAGCCCAAAGACACTGGAGAGGAGGTCAATCACGGGAGGCCCTCAAAACATGGGAACAGCTCGTGGGAGCCCTCATCCAGTGACGAGGATCATAGTGACTCAGAAGACAGCATGAGTGACCTCTATCCAC CAACAATATTCACTTTAAAAAACCAGGCGGAAGAAGGTAAAGAGGGTGACGGGGATGAAGAGGAAGACGACTTCCAAacagatgaagaggaagaaatgGAGGTGGATAAGCCGGCGCTGCAGAAACGCAAGAAG GTCCAGGGCGGAGGTTTTCAGAAGAAATTCAGAAATAACCACTGGAAATCAGGGCGTAAGAAACATGGGAAAGTGCCGAATGGAAAgtaa
- the bbln gene encoding UPF0184 protein C9orf16 homolog, with translation MSGPNGDPNISIEDGIINDEDEFEEEEYEAINSMLDQINTYLDDLEERNDSLNGKLHELMESNRQARMEFRAQLLGSQNEEGQCPADGDNSSTSKEDQSKDGGD, from the exons ATGTCTGGACCAAACGGGGATCCCAACATCTCAATTGAGGACGGCATTATCAACGACGAAGATGAATTCGAGGAGGAAG AGTATGAAGCCATCAACTCCATGCTGGATCAGATCAACACCTATCTTGATGACCTGGAGGAACGTAATGATTCACTCAATGGCAAACTGCACGAACTAATGGAGTCGAACAGGCAAGCCCGGATGGAGTTCAGGGCCCAGCTGCTCGGCTCCCAAAATGAGGAGGGGCAATGTCCTGCAGACGGGGACAACTCCTCAACCAGCAAAGAAGACCAGAGCAAGGATGGTGGGGATTGA
- the ciz1a gene encoding cdkn1a interacting zinc finger protein 1a produces MFNPHIHQQQQQQQQQFHQHLRQLQQLFQQQPPPPPPPQPPPGHHVPHHHHQAQRPIPVAPQTAPPPRMVRMCQATQTTIIAPNPMLQGALLMQQMQGNMRNFGMGGQQFRQFFGSRSSLLGPVPMGMAIKSPMMGFPAARPFHPHARYYNNNNTPTTASSSSSSSSISTADTAVRQPDRKRDSEQMASGSTDDQPAASSTNEATDKTETDSAGGGVDEPTQPSEEPLDEPAMKKQRTEGPEESKEQSVVETVTIAETDGDILSSECYSNAEDSQPDDCIPLEEGGFTVGSDVAEGLEESRVAEVHACLSAPSPSRITADDQQGDLLSEEMPQGKDAPLASPDNQEEEEEGVAEGANKFYCYLCSITCHNQQNFKSHMNSVSHQQRMMEIQHMSNACLVTLLPRVHESLMEANKDGEKKADVKHWCATCQIHYTSSIMDHRRTEEHKLASRTAISSCTVCKKHFRTSQIFVEHLQSQEHRQKLEKLQENEGCEALGKLTAMDADGFSLEEVEGGEVEEVEERQRNEQDDWPFPKEVTLKDMASDEQYDPDTVYGSSFFVPVAGFICRLCNKFYHFESSALHTHCKSLKHFENLKRYRELLSQKSGAVESSRESPLAAGSPRPVTETPTDCLDENSLPDETVVTDINSTQPLITLTRLNTQTNEQQQKEQAEPDPTSRDSISASATSKEEETTSQVPVVQESPAELPAVNTEEPDSEPAAAAVVADANEEEEEEEEEAPAVTGKRNGAGKAKTTSKRRSGRATNRR; encoded by the exons ATGTTCAATCCACAcatccatcagcagcagcagcagcaacagcaacagtttCACCAGCACCTGAGGCAGCTACAGCAACTTTTCCAGCAGCAGCCTCCGCCTCCCCCTCCGCCGCAGCCGCCACCTGGGCACCATGTCCCCCACCATCACCATCAGGCACAGCG ACCCATTCCTGTCGCTCCCCAGACAGCCCCTCCTCCCAGGATGGTTAGGATGTGCCAAGCGACCCAGACGACCATCATTGCTCCCAATCCCATGCTGCAGGGGGCCCTGCTGATGCAGCAGATGCAGG GTAACATGCGGAACTTTGGGATGGGTGGACAGCAGTTCCGTCAATTCTTCGGGTCCAGGTCGTCTCTGCTCGGACCGGTTCCCATGGGCATGGCTATCAAGTCCCCCATGATGGGTTTCCCAGCTGCTCGTCCATTCCACCCTCACGCTCGctactacaacaacaacaacaccccCACCACagcctcttcctcatcctcttcctcctccatcagTACCGCA GATACTGCAGTTCGCCAgccagacaggaagagagacagcGAGCAGATGGCATCAGGGAGCACAGACGACCAACCAGCAGCTAGCAGTACCAATGAAGCCACTGACAAGACTGAAACAG ATAGTGCCGGGGGAGGAGTGGATGAACCCACACAGCCCTCCGAGGAACCACTTGATGAACCTGCAATGAAGAagcagaggacagaggg GCCAGAAGAGTCCAAAGAACAGAGTGTTGTTGAGACTGTCACCATTGCAGAGACAGATGGGGACATTCTGTCCTCAGAGTGTTACAGCAACGCAGAGGACAGTCAGCCTGACG aCTGCATCCCTCTGGAGGAAGGAGGCTTTACGGTGGGATCAGATGTCGCTGAAGGGCTGGAGGAGAGCAGAGTTGCTGAG GTACACGCCTGTTTGTCAGCCCCGTCCCCATCAAGGATAACTGCAGATGACCAGCAGGGTGATTTACTCTCAGAGGAGATGCCACAGGGCAAAGATGCCCCTTTGGCTTCACCAGACAAccaggaggaagaagaagagggtgtAGCAGAGGGCGCCAACAAGTTCTACTGCTACCTCTGCAGCATTACCTGCCACAACCAGCAA aacTTCAAGAGTCATATGAACAGTGTTTCCCACCAGCAGAGGATGATGGAGATCCAACACATGAGCAACGCTTGCCTGGTCACCCTGCTGCCACGAGTGCACGAGTCTCTAATGGAGGCAAACAAAGACGG AGAGAAGAAAGCAGACGTGAAGCACTGGTGTGCCACCTGTCAAATCCACTACACCAGTAGCATCATGGACCACCGTCGCACCGAGGAGCACAAA CTCGCCAGCAGAACAGCCATCTCCTCCTGCACGGTCTGCAAGAAACACTTCAGGACCTCACAGATTTTTGTAGAGCACTTACAGTCCCAGGAGCACAGACAGAAACTGGAGAAG CTCCAGGAAAATGAGGGCTGTGAGGCCTTAGGCAAGCTAACTGCCATGGACGCGGATGGCTTTTCGTTGGAAGAGGTGGAGGGCGGCGAGGTGGAGGAGGtagaggaaagacagaggaaTGAGCAG GATGACTGGCCCTTCCCTAAGGAAGTGACTCTAAAGGACATGGCCAGTGATGAGCAGTATGACCCTGACACAGTCTACG GGTCCAGTTTTTTTGTTCCAGTAGCAGGTTTTATCTGCAGACTCTGCaacaagttttaccactttgaATCTTCTGCCCTTCACACCCACTGCAAATCACTGAAGCACTTTGAGAACCTCAAG AGGTACAGAGAGCTGCTGAGTCAAAAGAGTGGAGCTGTTGAATCTTCCAGAGAGTCTCCTCTAGCTGCAGGCAGCCCCAGGCCCGTAACCGAAACCCCGACAGACTGTTTGGATGAAAATTCCCTCCCCGATGAAACAGTAGTGACGGACATAAACTCCACACAGCCTCTCATTACACTCACCCGACTGAACACGCAGACAAATGAACAGCAACAGAAGGAGCAAGCAGAGCCTGACCCAACCTCACGGGACTCCATCAGCGCCTCAGCAACCAGCAAGGAGGAAGAGACCACATCCCAGGTACCCGTGGTTCAGGAGAGTCCAGCCGAGCTACCTGCTGTTAACACAGAGGAGCCAGACTCAgagccagcagctgctgctgttgttgcggATGctaatgaagaagaagaagaggaggaggaggaagctccCGCTGTCACAGGGAAAAGAAACGGCGCAGGGAAGGCAAAAACCACATCTAAACGCAGGTCGGGAAGGGCCACAAACAGACGCTGA